From one Armatimonadota bacterium genomic stretch:
- the trxB gene encoding thioredoxin-disulfide reductase — translation MEGRVRRVVILGGGPAGLTAAIYAARANLAPLVIEGSEAGGQLMLTTLVENYPGFPDGIMGPDLMQAMRLQAERVGAEFRSEDAEAVDLSRRPFRIRTASGEEVLAAALIIATGASPRMLGLPSEQRLLGRGVSTCATCDGFFFRNQDVVVVGGGDTAMEEALYLANLARSVTVIHRRDRLRASAIMQERARRHPKIGFRWNSEVVEVLGDEKVTGVRVRDRQTGEESVLRTDGVFIAIGHVPNTRLFQGQLEMTPQGYLVVRGTRTSREGVFAAGDVHDHTYRQAVTAAGFGCMAAMEAERWLQGAEALTPEEHWEPRSVAETPSPRPS, via the coding sequence ATGGAGGGGCGGGTGCGGCGCGTGGTGATCCTGGGGGGCGGCCCCGCCGGGCTGACGGCGGCCATCTACGCCGCCCGGGCGAACCTGGCGCCGCTGGTCATCGAGGGGAGCGAGGCGGGCGGCCAGCTCATGCTCACCACCCTGGTGGAGAACTACCCCGGCTTCCCCGACGGGATCATGGGCCCGGACCTCATGCAGGCCATGCGCCTGCAGGCCGAGCGCGTGGGGGCGGAGTTCCGCTCGGAGGACGCGGAGGCGGTGGACCTGTCGCGCCGGCCCTTCCGCATCCGCACGGCCAGCGGCGAGGAGGTGCTGGCCGCCGCCCTCATCATTGCCACCGGAGCCTCGCCGCGCATGCTGGGACTGCCCTCGGAGCAGCGCCTGCTGGGGCGGGGGGTCTCCACCTGCGCCACCTGCGACGGCTTCTTCTTCCGCAACCAGGACGTGGTCGTCGTAGGCGGCGGGGACACGGCGATGGAGGAGGCTCTCTACCTGGCCAACCTGGCGCGCTCCGTCACGGTGATCCACCGCCGCGACCGGCTGCGGGCCAGCGCGATCATGCAGGAGCGGGCCCGGCGCCACCCCAAGATCGGCTTCCGTTGGAACAGCGAGGTGGTGGAGGTCCTGGGCGACGAGAAGGTGACGGGTGTCCGGGTGCGGGACCGCCAGACGGGGGAGGAGAGCGTGCTCCGGACCGACGGCGTCTTCATCGCCATCGGCCACGTCCCGAACACCCGCCTCTTCCAGGGGCAGCTGGAGATGACCCCGCAGGGCTACCTCGTCGTCCGGGGGACGCGCACGAGCCGGGAGGGCGTCTTCGCCGCCGGCGACGTCCATGACCACACCTACCGCCAGGCGGTCACCGCCGCCGGCTTCGGGTGCATGGCGGCGATGGAGGCGGAGCGCTGGCTGCAGGGGGCGGAGGCGCTCACCCCCGAGGAGCACTGGGAGCCGCGCTCGGTGGCCGAAACCCCCTCCCCGCGACCCTCCTGA
- the gcvPA gene encoding aminomethyl-transferring glycine dehydrogenase subunit GcvPA: protein MLATIGVADVEDLFADIPASVRLLRDLRLPPAPSDAELLAELRAFSGQNADADRYVCFLGAGAYDHFIPSVVWHLAGRAEFVTAYTPYQAELMQGELQATYEYQSLLCALTGMEVANASMYDGASATAEAAVMARDLTRRSGILLSTAVHPEYRQVLRTYTAPLGLTVTDLPHEGGVTTPQAVRDALDGETAAVVVQHPNFFGRLEEVRALAEAAHAAGALLVVAVADPVAYGLLQPPGALGADIVAGEGQPLGNHLNFGGPYLGMLATREAFVRRMPGRLVGATVDARGRRGFVLTLQTREQHIRRERATSNICTNEALNALAAAVYMAALGPHGLRQVAEACVRKAHYARERLCALPGFGLAFPGPTFHEFVLTCPLPPERLNDGLQSRGILGGLPLGPCYPDLDHGWLLCVTEMRTRAEIDRLVEAVAEIAEEDVR from the coding sequence ATGCTGGCGACGATCGGTGTGGCCGACGTGGAGGACCTCTTCGCCGACATCCCGGCGAGCGTGCGGCTGCTGCGGGACCTCCGCCTTCCCCCCGCCCCCAGCGACGCCGAGCTGCTGGCGGAGCTGCGCGCGTTCAGCGGCCAGAACGCCGACGCGGACCGCTACGTCTGCTTCCTCGGGGCCGGCGCCTACGACCACTTCATCCCCAGCGTCGTCTGGCACCTGGCCGGGCGCGCGGAGTTCGTCACCGCCTACACCCCCTACCAGGCCGAGCTGATGCAGGGAGAGCTGCAGGCCACCTACGAGTACCAGAGCCTGCTGTGTGCCCTGACCGGCATGGAGGTGGCCAACGCCTCCATGTACGACGGGGCCAGCGCGACCGCGGAGGCGGCCGTCATGGCGCGTGACCTCACGCGGCGCTCCGGCATCCTCCTGTCCACCGCGGTCCACCCCGAGTACCGCCAGGTGCTGCGCACCTACACCGCCCCGCTGGGGCTCACCGTGACCGACCTGCCGCACGAGGGCGGGGTCACGACCCCGCAGGCGGTGCGCGACGCCCTGGACGGCGAGACCGCGGCCGTCGTCGTCCAGCACCCCAACTTCTTCGGCCGCCTGGAGGAGGTGCGGGCGCTGGCGGAGGCCGCCCACGCCGCCGGCGCGTTGTTGGTGGTGGCGGTGGCCGATCCGGTGGCCTACGGGCTGCTGCAGCCGCCGGGGGCGCTCGGCGCCGACATCGTCGCCGGCGAGGGGCAGCCGCTCGGCAACCACCTGAACTTCGGCGGTCCCTACCTGGGCATGCTGGCCACGCGCGAGGCCTTCGTGCGCCGTATGCCCGGACGTCTCGTCGGCGCGACGGTCGACGCGCGTGGCCGTCGCGGCTTCGTCCTCACCCTGCAGACCCGCGAGCAGCACATCCGGCGCGAGCGGGCGACGAGCAACATCTGCACCAACGAGGCCCTCAACGCCCTGGCGGCCGCCGTCTACATGGCGGCGCTGGGGCCGCACGGCCTGCGCCAGGTGGCGGAAGCATGCGTCCGCAAGGCCCACTACGCGCGGGAGCGCCTGTGCGCCCTGCCCGGGTTCGGCCTGGCCTTCCCCGGCCCGACGTTCCACGAGTTCGTCCTCACTTGCCCGCTGCCGCCCGAGCGGCTGAACGACGGGCTCCAGTCCCGAGGGATCCTGGGGGGACTGCCGCTCGGCCCCTGCTACCCGGACCTCGACCACGGCTGGCTCCTCTGCGTGACCGAGATGCGCACCCGGGCGGAGATCGACCGGCTGGTGGAGGCGGTGGCGGAGATCGCCGAGGAGGACGTCCGATGA
- a CDS encoding phosphoribosyltransferase family protein: protein MLFRDRREAGERLGEALRGLDLADPVVLAIPRGGVIVGAAVAAALAAPLDVIVPRKLRAPDNPELAIGAVAHDGSVYLDQTLLHLLGVDDAYVAEEVRRQREEIRRRLFLYRGREDYPSMAAHTVILVDDGIATGATMIAAARAVRAMRPAQTVIAIPVGPPDGVQRLEREADRVVVLETPPTFYAVGQFYEDFTQTTDEEVLEALGRSAGAAGPGPARGAAPGREDGERREGEGGQHRPGEGGA, encoded by the coding sequence GTGCTCTTCCGCGACCGACGCGAGGCCGGTGAGCGGCTGGGGGAAGCCCTGAGGGGCCTCGACCTGGCTGATCCGGTGGTCCTGGCCATTCCCCGGGGCGGCGTGATTGTCGGGGCGGCGGTCGCCGCAGCCCTCGCCGCTCCCCTCGACGTCATCGTCCCGCGCAAGTTGCGCGCGCCCGACAACCCCGAGCTGGCCATCGGGGCGGTGGCCCACGACGGCTCGGTGTACCTGGACCAGACGCTCCTCCACCTGCTGGGGGTGGACGACGCCTATGTCGCCGAGGAGGTCCGCCGCCAGCGTGAGGAGATCCGCCGCCGCCTCTTCCTGTACCGGGGACGGGAGGACTACCCCTCCATGGCCGCGCACACGGTGATCCTGGTCGACGACGGCATCGCCACCGGTGCTACGATGATCGCAGCAGCACGGGCCGTTCGGGCGATGCGGCCCGCTCAGACGGTGATCGCCATCCCGGTCGGTCCGCCGGACGGCGTGCAGCGGCTGGAACGGGAGGCCGATCGGGTGGTCGTCCTGGAGACCCCGCCGACCTTCTACGCGGTGGGCCAGTTCTACGAGGACTTCACCCAGACGACCGACGAGGAGGTCCTGGAGGCGCTGGGGCGCTCCGCCGGTGCCGCAGGTCCGGGGCCGGCGCGGGGCGCGGCGCCCGGCCGGGAGGACGGGGAGCGCCGGGAGGGGGAGGGCGGGCAGCATCGGCCAGGGGAGGGCGGGGCATGA
- a CDS encoding MerR family transcriptional regulator, with the protein MRSRREDTPLYLISIAADLAGLHPRTLRIYEEKGLLAPRRRNRIRLYSDRDIERVRLIRHLTQELGVNLAGVKLLLEVYDREEAGRSGDVTWIFSRRSVRVRRSGER; encoded by the coding sequence ATGAGGAGTCGGCGGGAGGACACGCCCCTCTACCTCATCAGCATCGCCGCCGACCTGGCGGGGCTCCACCCCCGGACGCTGCGGATCTACGAGGAGAAGGGCCTGCTGGCCCCCCGGCGGCGGAACCGCATCCGCCTCTACTCCGACCGGGACATCGAGCGGGTGCGGCTGATCCGCCACCTGACCCAGGAACTCGGGGTAAACCTGGCCGGGGTGAAGCTCCTCCTCGAGGTCTACGACCGGGAGGAAGCGGGCCGCAGCGGGGACGTGACCTGGATCTTCAGCCGGCGCAGCGTGCGCGTGCGCCGGAGCGGCGAGCGGTGA
- the trxA gene encoding thioredoxin: MAKPTHVTEETFEREVVQADLPVLVDFWAEWCGPCRMIAPIVEEFAREYEGRMKVAKVDVDTNQGLAMRFNIMSIPTLGLFKGGQLVERIVGYMPKAELKRRVDAALAASVR, encoded by the coding sequence ATGGCGAAGCCGACGCACGTCACGGAGGAGACCTTCGAGCGCGAGGTGGTCCAGGCCGACCTGCCGGTCCTGGTGGACTTCTGGGCGGAGTGGTGCGGCCCGTGCCGGATGATCGCTCCCATCGTCGAGGAGTTCGCCAGGGAGTACGAGGGGCGCATGAAGGTCGCCAAGGTGGACGTGGACACCAACCAGGGGCTGGCCATGCGCTTCAACATCATGAGCATCCCCACCCTCGGGCTCTTCAAGGGCGGGCAGCTGGTCGAGCGAATCGTCGGGTACATGCCGAAGGCGGAGCTCAAGCGGCGGGTGGACGCCGCGCTCGCGGCGAGCGTGCGCTGA
- a CDS encoding threonine/serine dehydratase produces the protein MTDAPGAERGGAAASAVALTLEAIRAARERIAPHVLRTPLLPFHPQPGIWLKVEGVQPTGSFKVRGAASHLTTLSPGRGVITASSGNHGQAVAYVAARLGRPATVVVPEDVPAVKAEGIARWGARLLRHGRTSEERIRLALDLAEREGLAYVPPFDDPLVMAGQGTVGLEIVEDLPEVRAVLVPVSGGGLISGVAVAVKGLRPQTAVLGIEPALLPRFARSRAAGRPVRLPFAPTVADGLRVLEPGRLTWEVTRVCVDDFVAVPEEAILEAVRRLLLEARLVVEPSGAVGLAALLSGTVDVPRAAVIVLSGSNVDPDLLARVLARSTL, from the coding sequence GTGACGGACGCGCCAGGCGCCGAGCGGGGTGGGGCGGCGGCCAGCGCTGTCGCGCTGACGCTGGAGGCCATCCGGGCGGCGCGCGAGCGCATCGCCCCGCACGTCCTGCGCACGCCCCTCCTGCCCTTCCACCCGCAGCCGGGGATCTGGCTCAAGGTGGAGGGAGTCCAGCCCACCGGCTCCTTCAAGGTGCGGGGGGCGGCGAGCCACCTCACCACGCTGTCACCCGGGCGCGGGGTTATCACCGCCTCTTCGGGCAACCACGGACAGGCGGTGGCCTACGTGGCCGCACGCCTCGGCCGGCCCGCCACGGTGGTCGTCCCCGAGGACGTTCCGGCGGTGAAGGCCGAGGGGATCGCCCGCTGGGGCGCGCGCCTCCTGCGCCACGGGCGCACCAGCGAGGAGCGGATCCGGCTGGCCCTGGACCTGGCCGAGCGCGAAGGGCTGGCCTACGTCCCGCCGTTTGACGACCCGCTGGTCATGGCAGGGCAAGGCACCGTGGGTCTGGAGATCGTGGAGGACCTGCCGGAGGTGCGGGCGGTGCTGGTGCCGGTGAGCGGTGGAGGGCTCATCTCCGGGGTCGCGGTGGCGGTCAAGGGGCTGCGCCCCCAGACGGCCGTCCTGGGCATTGAACCGGCCCTGCTACCCCGGTTTGCCCGCTCCCGCGCCGCCGGACGCCCTGTCCGGCTCCCCTTTGCTCCGACGGTGGCAGACGGCCTGCGCGTCCTGGAGCCCGGTCGCCTCACCTGGGAGGTGACCCGGGTCTGCGTCGACGACTTCGTGGCGGTGCCGGAGGAGGCCATCCTGGAGGCGGTGCGCCGCCTCCTCCTCGAGGCGCGGCTAGTGGTGGAGCCGTCGGGGGCGGTCGGGCTGGCTGCGCTCCTCAGCGGAACCGTCGACGTGCCCCGCGCCGCCGTGATCGTGCTGTCCGGCAGCAACGTGGACCCGGACCTGCTCGCTCGGGTGCTGGCGCGGTCCACGCTCTAA
- a CDS encoding DUF4446 family protein, which produces MSRDPGPHGPALHMAVRIDPIVLSIALVALATVLAVTALFLVVLLRRQLRLAPRPAPDDRGTADRLMAVERRLADLADQVREVRDALDRTVQHVGMVRYDAFQDLGGQMSFSLALLDRRRTGVVVSVLNGRDGSRGYAKAVVGGRPTLPLSEEEAEAVARALGTPSV; this is translated from the coding sequence GTGAGCCGCGATCCCGGTCCCCACGGTCCGGCACTCCACATGGCCGTCCGCATCGACCCGATCGTCCTCAGCATCGCCCTGGTCGCCCTCGCTACCGTGCTGGCGGTGACGGCGCTCTTTCTCGTGGTGCTGCTTCGACGGCAGCTCCGCCTGGCACCCCGGCCTGCTCCCGACGACCGCGGGACGGCAGATCGCCTCATGGCGGTCGAGCGACGCCTCGCGGACCTGGCCGACCAGGTCCGCGAAGTGCGCGACGCCCTCGACCGTACTGTGCAACACGTCGGCATGGTCCGCTACGATGCCTTTCAGGACCTTGGCGGGCAGATGAGCTTCAGCCTGGCGCTGCTCGACCGGCGGCGTACCGGCGTGGTGGTGAGCGTCCTGAACGGTCGGGACGGAAGCCGGGGCTATGCGAAGGCGGTCGTCGGTGGGCGCCCCACCCTCCCCCTGTCAGAGGAGGAGGCGGAGGCGGTCGCTCGGGCGCTCGGCACCCCGTCAGTCTGA
- a CDS encoding tetratricopeptide repeat protein gives MGEADARPHLEAGEDALRREAWPEAEAAFREAVAKHPDSAVAYSKLGVALARQGRYEEALQVLQVAVALNPRYAAAYSNLGNVYRELGRRDEALRAYERAIEVDPDYWVAHQNLGVLYKEMGRVGDAVREFKKATRLSMRAPAGAPRRGCLGPAAAIALLGAALLLTPLLLSAR, from the coding sequence GTGGGCGAGGCCGACGCACGGCCGCACCTGGAGGCCGGGGAGGACGCGCTCCGACGGGAGGCCTGGCCGGAGGCCGAGGCCGCCTTCCGCGAGGCCGTGGCGAAGCACCCCGACTCGGCCGTGGCCTACAGCAAGCTGGGCGTGGCGCTGGCACGGCAGGGCCGGTACGAGGAGGCCCTCCAGGTCCTCCAGGTGGCGGTGGCGCTCAACCCCCGGTACGCCGCCGCCTACAGCAACCTGGGCAACGTCTACCGCGAGCTGGGGCGGCGCGACGAGGCACTGCGCGCCTACGAGCGGGCCATCGAGGTCGACCCGGACTACTGGGTGGCCCACCAGAACCTGGGCGTCCTCTACAAGGAGATGGGGCGCGTCGGCGATGCCGTGCGGGAGTTCAAGAAGGCCACGCGGCTCTCCATGCGTGCGCCCGCCGGTGCCCCCCGTCGCGGCTGCCTGGGGCCGGCTGCGGCCATCGCCCTCCTGGGTGCTGCCCTCCTCCTCACGCCGCTGCTCCTCTCCGCGCGCTGA
- the gcvH gene encoding glycine cleavage system protein GcvH codes for MFPEDLRYTKEHEWARREDGRIRVGITRFAADRLSDVVFIELPRPGSTVTQMQTFGVIESVKAVSDLYAPVSGTVVEVNTQLAERPELVNQDPYGAGWMLLLEPSDPTEWERLLSAEEYRRLVGEEA; via the coding sequence ATGTTCCCTGAGGACCTCCGGTACACGAAGGAGCACGAGTGGGCGCGGCGCGAGGATGGGCGGATCCGTGTCGGCATCACCCGGTTCGCCGCCGACCGCCTCAGCGACGTCGTCTTCATCGAGCTCCCCCGTCCCGGCAGCACGGTGACCCAGATGCAGACCTTCGGCGTGATCGAATCGGTGAAGGCCGTCTCTGACCTCTACGCCCCGGTCTCGGGGACGGTCGTCGAGGTGAACACGCAGCTGGCCGAGCGCCCCGAGCTGGTCAACCAGGACCCGTACGGAGCGGGGTGGATGCTGCTCCTGGAACCCAGCGACCCCACGGAGTGGGAGCGCCTGCTGTCGGCGGAGGAGTACCGGCGGCTCGTCGGCGAGGAGGCCTAG
- the lexA gene encoding transcriptional repressor LexA, protein MGGRLTQRQQQILQYVATCIRRSGYVPSVREVGRAVGLRSPSTVHQHLVALERKGYIRRHGDRMRVLQITDRSALRDLEETVALPLVGRVSAGLPVLAEEHVEDMIPVPRRFVGWQEECFLLTVRGDSMVGAGILPGDLVIVRCQQTAQPGDIVVALYGEEATVKRLAREGEQLVLRAEHPAYPVLRGTFEIIGKVVGLLRGYHEARG, encoded by the coding sequence ATGGGCGGGCGGCTGACCCAGCGTCAGCAGCAGATCCTGCAATACGTCGCCACCTGCATCCGCCGCTCCGGCTACGTCCCCTCGGTCCGCGAGGTGGGCAGGGCGGTGGGGTTGCGCTCCCCGTCCACGGTCCACCAGCACCTGGTGGCGTTGGAACGCAAGGGCTACATCCGCCGGCACGGCGACCGCATGCGGGTGCTCCAGATCACCGACCGCAGCGCGCTGCGTGACCTCGAGGAGACGGTCGCCCTGCCGCTGGTGGGGCGGGTCTCGGCCGGGCTGCCGGTGCTGGCCGAGGAGCACGTGGAGGACATGATCCCTGTGCCCCGGCGCTTCGTGGGGTGGCAGGAGGAGTGCTTCCTGCTCACCGTCCGTGGCGACAGCATGGTCGGGGCGGGGATCCTGCCGGGCGACCTCGTCATCGTCCGCTGCCAGCAGACTGCGCAGCCCGGGGACATCGTCGTGGCGCTCTACGGGGAGGAGGCTACCGTGAAGCGCCTGGCCCGCGAGGGGGAGCAGCTCGTGCTCAGGGCCGAGCACCCGGCCTACCCGGTGCTGCGGGGGACGTTCGAGATCATCGGCAAGGTGGTGGGGCTTCTGCGTGGATACCACGAGGCGCGGGGATGA
- the gcvT gene encoding glycine cleavage system aminomethyltransferase GcvT produces the protein MGEATTLRRTPLHAAHLALGARMVPFAGWEMPVQYRGIMEEHLAVRSRAGLFDVSHMGEILVEGPGALETLQRLLTNDVGRLRVGQGLYSPMCAPHGGILDDLTAFRVGEERYLLVVNAATTAKDLAWVADHGDQAVVRDVSSEMALLALQGPAAEVILSQLTPAPLARLRPFDAVPRTTVADRPAFLSRTGYTGEDGFEIGPAWEDAPPVWEALLAAGQPLGLQPAGLGARDTLRLEAGFMLYGSDIDETTTPLEAPLGWTVRWEKGDFIGRAALLAQRERGVERRLVGFTLAERAIARHGFPILRDGATVGRVTSGTFSPTLQRSIGLGYVAVVHAEPGTPLAVEIRGRPVPGEVTRLPFYRRPKAERPVAAGR, from the coding sequence GTGGGTGAAGCGACCACGCTGCGGCGGACGCCTCTCCACGCCGCGCACCTGGCGCTCGGGGCGCGGATGGTACCCTTCGCCGGGTGGGAGATGCCGGTGCAGTACCGGGGGATCATGGAGGAGCACCTGGCGGTCCGCTCGCGGGCGGGGCTCTTCGACGTCTCCCACATGGGCGAGATCCTGGTCGAGGGGCCGGGCGCCCTGGAGACGCTCCAGCGCCTGCTCACCAACGACGTCGGGCGGCTGCGGGTCGGGCAGGGCCTGTACTCTCCTATGTGTGCACCGCACGGCGGCATCCTGGACGACCTCACCGCCTTCCGCGTGGGCGAGGAGCGCTACCTCCTCGTCGTGAACGCCGCCACCACGGCCAAGGACCTGGCCTGGGTGGCCGACCACGGCGATCAGGCGGTCGTCCGCGACGTCTCGTCGGAGATGGCCCTGCTGGCCCTGCAGGGACCGGCCGCCGAGGTTATCCTGAGCCAGCTGACGCCGGCCCCGCTCGCGCGCCTGCGTCCCTTCGACGCGGTGCCGCGCACGACGGTGGCCGACCGGCCGGCCTTCCTCTCCCGCACCGGCTACACCGGCGAGGACGGGTTCGAGATCGGCCCGGCCTGGGAGGACGCGCCCCCGGTGTGGGAGGCCCTCCTCGCCGCCGGCCAGCCCCTCGGGCTGCAGCCGGCCGGATTGGGAGCGCGCGACACGCTGCGGCTGGAGGCGGGTTTCATGCTCTACGGCAGCGACATCGACGAGACGACGACGCCGCTCGAGGCGCCGCTGGGGTGGACGGTGAGGTGGGAGAAGGGAGACTTCATCGGGCGGGCGGCGCTGCTGGCGCAGCGGGAGCGGGGGGTGGAGCGCCGGCTCGTCGGCTTCACCCTGGCGGAGCGCGCCATCGCCAGGCACGGCTTCCCCATCCTGCGGGACGGCGCTACGGTCGGGCGCGTGACCAGCGGGACCTTCAGCCCGACGCTGCAGCGCAGCATCGGCCTGGGCTACGTCGCCGTGGTCCACGCGGAGCCGGGGACCCCGCTGGCCGTGGAGATCCGCGGCCGCCCCGTGCCGGGGGAGGTCACCCGCCTCCCCTTCTACCGGCGCCCGAAGGCAGAGCGGCCGGTCGCCGCGGGGCGCTGA
- the gcvPB gene encoding aminomethyl-transferring glycine dehydrogenase subunit GcvPB, which produces MTEHHGIASAGVSAPPQEAPRRPDADGIPLLIEQSAPGRRAAAPPASDVPPVPLEAILPPAVLRPTPPPLPEVSELDLVRHYTRLSHRNYAVDLGFYPLGSCTMKYNPKVNEDAARLPGFARLHPYTPGPLAQGALRLMAELEAMLAEITGMDRVTFQPAAGAHGELTALLMVRAYFADRGERQRTRVAVPDSAHGTNPASAAMCGYEVLTVPSDRRGNIDVEALRRMADGRLAALMLTNPNTLGLFEERILEVAELVHGVGAQLYLDGANFNAMLGITRPGDQGFDLMHTNLHKTFSTPHGGGGPGAGPVAVKAHLAPYLPVPVVERDGDGYRLDYDRPKSIGRVRAFYGNFAVLVRAYAYIRAYGPLLRQVSEAAVLNANYLLALLRDAFDLPYDRPCKHEFVLSGRRQKRESGVTTRDIAKRLLDYGFHAPTIYFPLIVEEAIMVEPTETESRETLEAFARAMLAVAEECRTQPDLVRTAPHTTPVARLDEVTAARRPNLRWRLPEDPPA; this is translated from the coding sequence ATGACGGAGCACCACGGGATCGCCTCGGCCGGGGTGAGCGCCCCGCCGCAGGAGGCGCCGCGCCGGCCGGACGCGGACGGGATCCCGCTGCTCATCGAGCAGAGCGCCCCGGGTCGTCGGGCCGCCGCCCCGCCGGCGAGCGACGTGCCCCCCGTGCCGCTCGAGGCCATCCTCCCCCCGGCCGTCCTGCGCCCCACGCCGCCGCCGCTGCCGGAGGTGAGTGAGCTCGACCTGGTGCGCCACTACACCCGCCTCTCCCACCGCAACTACGCGGTGGATCTGGGGTTCTACCCGCTGGGGTCGTGCACGATGAAGTACAACCCCAAGGTCAATGAGGACGCGGCGCGCCTGCCGGGCTTCGCCCGCCTCCACCCCTACACCCCCGGGCCGCTGGCCCAGGGGGCGCTGCGGCTCATGGCGGAACTGGAGGCGATGCTGGCCGAGATTACCGGCATGGACCGTGTCACCTTCCAGCCCGCCGCGGGCGCGCACGGGGAGCTGACGGCGCTCCTGATGGTCCGGGCCTACTTCGCCGACCGCGGGGAGCGTCAGCGCACGCGCGTGGCCGTCCCCGACTCGGCCCACGGCACCAACCCGGCGTCGGCGGCGATGTGCGGCTACGAGGTCCTCACCGTGCCCAGCGACCGGCGCGGCAACATCGACGTCGAGGCGCTGCGGCGCATGGCCGACGGGCGCCTGGCCGCCCTCATGCTCACCAACCCCAACACGCTGGGGCTTTTCGAGGAACGCATCCTCGAGGTGGCCGAGCTGGTGCACGGGGTCGGGGCCCAGCTCTACCTGGACGGCGCGAACTTCAATGCCATGCTGGGGATCACCCGGCCGGGCGACCAGGGGTTCGACCTGATGCACACCAACCTGCACAAGACCTTCAGCACCCCGCACGGTGGCGGGGGGCCGGGCGCGGGGCCGGTGGCGGTGAAGGCCCACCTGGCGCCCTACCTGCCGGTCCCGGTGGTGGAGCGCGACGGCGACGGCTACCGGCTGGACTACGACCGCCCGAAGTCGATCGGCCGCGTGCGGGCCTTCTACGGGAACTTCGCCGTGCTGGTGCGCGCCTACGCCTACATCCGCGCCTACGGACCGCTGCTGCGCCAGGTCTCCGAGGCGGCCGTCCTCAACGCCAACTACCTGCTGGCGCTGCTGCGCGACGCCTTCGACCTTCCCTACGACCGGCCGTGCAAGCACGAGTTCGTCCTCTCCGGCCGGCGGCAGAAGCGGGAGTCCGGGGTCACCACGCGGGACATCGCCAAGCGCCTCCTCGACTACGGCTTCCACGCGCCGACGATCTACTTCCCGCTCATCGTGGAGGAGGCCATCATGGTCGAGCCCACCGAGACCGAGAGCCGCGAGACCCTGGAGGCCTTCGCCCGGGCCATGCTGGCTGTGGCGGAGGAATGCCGCACGCAGCCCGACTTGGTGCGCACCGCCCCGCACACCACGCCCGTGGCGCGGCTGGACGAGGTCACCGCCGCGCGCCGCCCCAACCTGCGCTGGCGGTTGCCGGAAGACCCCCCGGCGTGA
- a CDS encoding HDIG domain-containing protein, with protein MTREEAWELLCRWVQSPALRRHLLGVEAAMRAYARRLGGDPDLWGLAGLLHDLDYERHPSQEAGHPYRGAEALQAAGAPPEVVRAVLAHADYTGVTRETPMEKALFACDELVGFLIAVALSRPGRTIAEVDVPAVLKKLKEKAFARGVNREELRRGAAELGVPFEKHIQVVLEALQAEAPALGLAGEASVPPGSG; from the coding sequence GTGACCCGCGAGGAGGCCTGGGAGCTCCTCTGCCGGTGGGTCCAAAGTCCGGCGCTCAGGCGCCACCTGCTGGGGGTGGAGGCGGCCATGCGCGCCTACGCCCGGCGGTTGGGCGGTGACCCTGACCTCTGGGGGCTGGCCGGGCTCCTCCACGACCTCGACTACGAGCGCCATCCCTCCCAGGAAGCGGGCCACCCCTACCGCGGGGCGGAGGCCCTCCAGGCGGCCGGTGCCCCTCCGGAGGTCGTCCGGGCTGTCCTGGCCCACGCCGACTATACGGGCGTGACCAGGGAAACACCCATGGAGAAGGCGCTCTTCGCCTGTGACGAGCTCGTGGGGTTCCTGATCGCCGTCGCCCTCTCCCGCCCGGGACGGACCATCGCCGAGGTGGACGTCCCGGCGGTCTTGAAGAAACTCAAGGAGAAGGCCTTCGCGCGCGGGGTGAATCGCGAAGAGCTCAGGCGGGGCGCTGCTGAGCTCGGGGTGCCGTTTGAGAAGCACATCCAGGTGGTGCTGGAGGCCCTCCAGGCAGAGGCGCCGGCGCTGGGCCTCGCCGGCGAGGCATCGGTCCCACCGGGGTCCGGTTAG